The Roseimicrobium gellanilyticum genome contains a region encoding:
- a CDS encoding type II secretion system F family protein, whose product MPKFHYIALDSNGQENAGVIDAPNEADAIGQLRRGQLYPTQVVEEGKGDTAAIKKRVRSSAGKGKTKTGGKASGSAKVAGKTLMIFTRQLATLIDSGLPLLRGLTVLGRQEPNPVMKRTINTLADSVQTGSTFSESLQQFPRIFNKLYVNMVKAGELGGVLELVLNRLAEYQEKAQKLKNKIVAAMVYPIIVMVIAVGIMIFLMTVIVPKFEKIFEEMLGDRNKLPELTKAVIGFSRWIQGNILFLVIGTAGAIALWQVLKSTKSGRAMIDAWKLKLPLFGDVQRKSAISRFTRTLGTLVTSGVPILQALNITRETAGNVVVSDAIDKVHNAVKEGESMVAPLEASKVFPPMVISMVDVGEETGQLPEMLLKVADVYEDEVDNSVSALTSMLEPLMIVILAVVVGIIVLALFMPLIQIIQGINEKS is encoded by the coding sequence ATGCCGAAATTTCATTATATCGCCCTTGATTCGAACGGGCAGGAAAATGCCGGAGTGATTGATGCGCCGAACGAGGCTGACGCCATCGGGCAGCTCCGTCGTGGCCAGCTCTATCCGACGCAGGTCGTCGAAGAGGGCAAGGGGGATACGGCTGCCATCAAGAAGCGCGTGCGCTCCTCCGCAGGGAAGGGCAAGACCAAGACGGGCGGCAAGGCCTCTGGCTCCGCCAAGGTGGCCGGCAAGACGCTGATGATTTTCACCCGCCAGCTCGCAACGCTGATCGACTCCGGTCTGCCGCTGCTGCGCGGTCTCACCGTGCTTGGTCGTCAGGAGCCCAATCCGGTGATGAAGCGCACCATCAATACGCTGGCGGACTCCGTGCAGACTGGCAGCACCTTCTCCGAAAGCCTCCAGCAGTTTCCGCGCATCTTCAACAAGCTGTACGTGAACATGGTGAAGGCTGGCGAACTCGGCGGTGTGCTGGAACTGGTGCTCAACCGTCTGGCAGAGTACCAGGAAAAGGCCCAGAAGCTGAAGAACAAGATCGTGGCTGCGATGGTGTATCCCATCATCGTGATGGTCATCGCCGTCGGCATCATGATCTTCCTCATGACGGTCATCGTGCCGAAGTTCGAGAAGATCTTCGAAGAAATGCTCGGCGACCGCAACAAGCTGCCTGAACTGACGAAGGCGGTCATTGGCTTCAGCCGGTGGATTCAGGGGAATATTCTTTTCTTGGTCATCGGTACCGCAGGCGCCATCGCCCTCTGGCAGGTGCTCAAGTCCACCAAGAGCGGCCGTGCGATGATCGATGCGTGGAAGCTCAAGCTGCCCCTCTTTGGTGACGTGCAGAGGAAGAGTGCCATCTCCCGCTTCACCCGTACCCTCGGTACGCTGGTCACCTCGGGCGTGCCCATCCTTCAGGCTCTCAATATCACCCGTGAAACCGCGGGCAACGTGGTCGTGTCGGATGCCATCGACAAGGTCCACAACGCGGTGAAGGAAGGTGAGAGCATGGTGGCTCCGCTGGAAGCCAGCAAGGTCTTCCCTCCGATGGTGATTTCCATGGTGGACGTGGGTGAAGAAACTGGTCAGCTCCCCGAAATGCTTCTGAAGGTGGCGGACGTGTATGAAGATGAAGTGGACAACTCTGTGTCCGCACTCACCTCCATGCTGGAGCCGCTGATGATCGTGATTCTGGCCGTGGTCGTCGGTATCATCGTGCTGGCGCTGTTCATGCCGCTCATCCAGATCATCCAGGGCATCAACGAAAAGAGCTGA
- a CDS encoding prepilin-type N-terminal cleavage/methylation domain-containing protein, producing MKLNRPQSSRENGFTLLELLVVIAIIAILAALTLGGFKYAQEASAKNRTMTSLAVIKAGLEQYKEKHGEYPLPADADSTAEVGNMKIRAGGARMLYQALTGDGDNAIQLSAPQNTISDGKLTDEETANTINSELISMKNLVVRSSDGYYFADGWMRPFQYERSAPATPGEDPKETVNPTYDLWSFGTAGSTQGGVEDYDIATRRDPQRTARWIKNW from the coding sequence ATGAAACTCAATCGTCCGCAGTCCTCGCGTGAGAATGGCTTCACCCTGCTGGAGCTTCTGGTGGTGATTGCCATCATCGCCATCCTCGCGGCGCTGACCCTCGGTGGCTTCAAGTACGCCCAGGAGGCTTCCGCCAAGAACCGCACCATGACATCCCTCGCGGTGATCAAGGCCGGCCTCGAACAGTACAAGGAAAAGCATGGCGAGTACCCGCTCCCTGCTGATGCTGATTCCACTGCTGAGGTGGGAAACATGAAGATTCGTGCTGGAGGCGCTCGCATGCTCTACCAGGCACTGACTGGCGATGGTGATAATGCAATCCAACTTTCGGCGCCGCAAAACACCATCTCGGATGGCAAGCTCACGGATGAGGAAACTGCGAACACCATCAACTCTGAGCTGATCAGCATGAAGAATCTTGTGGTGAGAAGTTCAGACGGATACTACTTCGCAGATGGATGGATGCGCCCCTTTCAGTATGAGAGGTCAGCTCCGGCAACACCCGGCGAAGATCCTAAAGAAACAGTCAATCCCACCTACGATCTGTGGTCCTTCGGTACTGCGGGTTCGACCCAAGGCGGGGTTGAGGATTACGACATCGCAACTCGCCGGGATCCTCAGAGGACCGCGCGCTGGATCAAGAACTGGTAA
- a CDS encoding prepilin-type N-terminal cleavage/methylation domain-containing protein, translated as MMFRRPQCLREQGFTWVEFLVVVAAIAILAALTLGGFRGYPDPSERNRTVTVHAVIKAGLEQYHERHGDYPEPRTPEATIRLASQDIRVGGARTLYQALTGDGDSEIKLTSSRGNVSDGKISDGEMQRVINGELMVMKNCVVTGPDGCYLADGWKRPMQYVKGGASDSINSTYDLWSFGPKGTSNGGGLHDVESRRSVETTARWIKNW; from the coding sequence ATGATGTTCCGTCGTCCGCAGTGCTTGCGTGAGCAGGGCTTCACTTGGGTGGAGTTCCTGGTGGTGGTTGCTGCAATTGCGATCTTGGCAGCCCTCACTCTTGGTGGCTTCAGAGGTTACCCGGATCCATCGGAGAGGAATCGCACCGTCACTGTCCATGCAGTGATCAAGGCAGGCCTCGAACAGTACCATGAGAGGCATGGCGACTATCCGGAACCAAGGACTCCAGAGGCAACGATCCGGCTGGCCAGCCAGGACATTCGCGTGGGAGGCGCCCGTACGCTCTATCAGGCGCTGACCGGTGATGGTGACAGCGAAATCAAACTCACCTCTTCCCGGGGCAATGTGTCCGATGGCAAGATTTCGGACGGGGAGATGCAAAGGGTCATCAATGGTGAATTGATGGTTATGAAAAACTGCGTGGTGACGGGTCCGGATGGATGCTACCTCGCGGATGGATGGAAACGTCCCATGCAGTACGTCAAGGGTGGCGCGAGTGATTCGATTAACTCCACGTATGACCTCTGGTCCTTTGGACCGAAGGGCACGTCCAATGGAGGAGGTCTGCATGACGTGGAGAGCCGACGGAGCGTTGAGACCACCGCCAGGTGGATCAAAAACTGGTAG
- a CDS encoding L-dopachrome tautomerase-related protein: MIPAVAAEPKLEMVYQLPLAPAGLTITADNHFLMSVSREERPQNRIIEVGKGGTSRPFPTTDISQASSGQPLLLDAVEGMQIDKAGIVWMLDNGRRSEYPPKVVAWDTAKHKLHRVYHMAFPAVLPGSLLDDLAVDPEAPFVYISDPAAGADAALVVLDLTTGLAHRVLQGHPSVVPVAGLELTIDGHKVETRRLDGTVADPQGGVSALTLDKKGEWLYFAPVRSLKLYRVRTEHLRDVNMLPEKLAGLVEEYSAKPVSDGMSMDSKGNIYVSDLASKGIGVIAAGKKDYRILAAEPRLLWPAGLCFGADGWLYFYTNTARTRPMPRPPLTAGTPLDASGINMNYLFRLETPVSGRVGD; the protein is encoded by the coding sequence TTGATACCTGCCGTCGCTGCCGAACCGAAGCTGGAGATGGTGTATCAGCTTCCATTGGCGCCGGCCGGTCTTACCATCACGGCGGACAATCATTTTTTGATGAGCGTCAGTCGCGAGGAGCGACCGCAGAATCGCATCATCGAGGTGGGCAAGGGGGGCACCTCGCGTCCCTTTCCCACCACCGACATCAGCCAGGCCAGCTCCGGCCAGCCGCTGCTGCTTGATGCGGTGGAAGGCATGCAGATCGACAAGGCCGGCATCGTGTGGATGCTGGACAACGGCAGGCGTAGCGAGTACCCGCCCAAGGTCGTGGCTTGGGATACGGCCAAGCACAAGCTCCATCGTGTGTACCACATGGCGTTCCCGGCGGTGTTGCCCGGCTCGTTGTTGGATGACCTCGCCGTCGATCCGGAGGCGCCGTTTGTCTACATCAGTGATCCTGCCGCGGGAGCAGATGCCGCCCTTGTGGTGCTGGATCTTACCACCGGACTGGCGCATCGGGTCTTGCAAGGACACCCCTCCGTAGTCCCCGTGGCTGGACTGGAACTGACCATCGACGGTCACAAAGTGGAGACCCGGAGGCTGGATGGCACCGTGGCGGACCCACAGGGGGGCGTGAGCGCACTGACTCTCGACAAGAAGGGGGAGTGGCTCTACTTCGCCCCGGTGCGCTCCTTGAAGCTCTACAGGGTGCGTACGGAACATTTGCGTGATGTGAACATGCTTCCTGAAAAGCTCGCCGGTCTGGTTGAGGAGTATTCCGCGAAACCCGTGAGTGATGGCATGTCCATGGACAGCAAGGGGAACATCTATGTTTCCGATCTGGCCTCGAAAGGCATCGGGGTGATCGCGGCTGGGAAGAAGGACTACCGCATCCTGGCAGCGGAGCCGCGGCTCCTTTGGCCCGCAGGCCTCTGCTTTGGAGCGGATGGGTGGTTGTACTTCTACACCAATACCGCCCGCACCCGGCCAATGCCCAGGCCCCCATTGACAGCCGGGACACCTCTGGATGCGTCCGGGATCAACATGAACTACCTCTTTCGTCTGGAAACGCCAGTTTCTGGCAGGGTGGGGGATTGA
- a CDS encoding ubiquinone/menaquinone biosynthesis methyltransferase: protein MEQQAAKEPAAGPMGQDATFVRRAFAAIAGRYVLTNHVLSLGIDVLWRKTTARSVAALQPKVVLDVATGSGDLAEAIQNACPEATVVGLDFSAPMLQEAQKRGLQHLMVADAMNMPIVDGAADVLTVAFGLRNMASWPDALREMSRVLRPGGSLFVLDFSLPTQPLMRKAHLFYLRTVMPRVAGVLTGERGAFEYLCNTIEQFPSGENMCRMIRENGFREAKARALSFGIASLYQAVK, encoded by the coding sequence ATGGAGCAGCAAGCAGCGAAGGAACCGGCAGCAGGCCCCATGGGTCAGGATGCCACCTTTGTGCGCCGGGCCTTTGCCGCCATCGCTGGCCGTTATGTGCTCACGAATCACGTGCTGAGCCTGGGCATTGATGTCCTGTGGCGGAAGACTACCGCACGCTCCGTGGCGGCCCTGCAGCCGAAGGTGGTGCTGGATGTGGCTACGGGCAGCGGTGACCTCGCAGAAGCCATCCAGAACGCCTGCCCGGAGGCTACCGTGGTCGGCCTCGACTTCTCTGCACCCATGCTTCAGGAGGCCCAGAAACGCGGCCTGCAGCACCTGATGGTGGCGGATGCCATGAACATGCCCATCGTGGATGGCGCGGCCGACGTGCTCACCGTGGCCTTTGGCCTGCGGAACATGGCCTCATGGCCGGATGCTTTGCGTGAGATGTCCCGCGTGCTGCGCCCCGGTGGCAGTCTTTTCGTGCTGGACTTCTCCCTGCCCACCCAGCCGCTCATGCGGAAGGCACACCTCTTCTACCTGAGAACCGTCATGCCCAGGGTGGCAGGTGTGCTCACCGGCGAGCGCGGGGCCTTTGAGTATCTTTGCAATACCATCGAGCAATTCCCCAGCGGGGAAAACATGTGCCGGATGATTCGCGAGAATGGTTTCCGTGAAGCGAAGGCTAGGGCGCTATCCTTCGGCATCGCGAGTTTGTATCAGGCGGTGAAGTAG